The nucleotide sequence AATGGCACTTCAAGAAAGGTCGAGTTTCTTGTCGACAGTGGGGCCGTTTACAGTTTGCTGCCGCAGCAAGTCTGGAAGCAATTGAAGCTGAAGGCAAAGCGCACGGTTACATTCACGCTGGCTGACGGCACGAAAATCAAGCGCCGTGTTTCAGAGTGCAATTTCGTGCTAGCTGGCGAAGAAGGTCATAGTCCGGTGATTCTTGGCGAACCGGGCGACGATGCTTTGCTGGGTGCTGTGACCTTGGAAACGCTGGGACTGGTCCTAAATCCATTCAATCGCACGCTACAACCCATGATGATGCGGCTCGGTTGATTTATAGGTGGGCGGCAGCACCAAAAGTGCGACAGTAGGTATCGCCGGATCAATTCAACAAAAGCCCCGTGAAGCCATTGCGAAACACTGATCACCCTCCCATCATTCGGTTGATACTGCCTATGCGCTATGCAGCTGGAAAGGCTTGGCAGTCCCGGCCGAAACAGGCCTTCG is from Pirellulales bacterium and encodes:
- a CDS encoding aspartyl protease family protein, producing MGLTFIEGTVANNGTSRKVEFLVDSGAVYSLLPQQVWKQLKLKAKRTVTFTLADGTKIKRRVSECNFVLAGEEGHSPVILGEPGDDALLGAVTLETLGLVLNPFNRTLQPMMMRLG